In Ghiorsea bivora, a genomic segment contains:
- a CDS encoding NADP-dependent malic enzyme codes for MPKQETFSAFDQDALDYHSQPTPGKISVRPSKPCVTQRDLALAYSPGVAIPCLEIEKDPNKAYDYTSRANLVGVISNGTAVLGLGNIGALASKPVMEGKGILFKRFADIDVFDIEIDELDPMAFVETVARLEPTFGGINLEDIKAPECFIIEEELKKRVNIPVLHDDQHGTAVITTAALINALILQNKNIEDVKIVCLGAGAAGFACMRLIEELGAQRKNMYFLDRKGVIHNNRGDELPFHKAHFANGDKDTSLEEIMVDADVFLGLSQGNMVTPEMLKSMANKPIVFAMANPTPEINYDVAMSTRPDLIMATGRSDHPNQVNNVLGFPFLFRGALDVRATTFNEEMKIAAVHALAELAREEVPASVLKVYGEKELRFGPQYILPKPFDPRLIEVVPTAVAKAAVETGVARQPITDFDNYAQELAGRIDQSRTFMRLVMDKARHQPLRLAFPEGDDPTIIRAATVMRDENIAKPMLIGCPESIQNQAEMMRLDLKGVEIIDPNEENSRFDSLADALYFDRKRHGVLRNVAVETLKHDKNTLGSLLVRQGFADGMLTGRTQHYPTALSPILKVLGHDEKTSKHHHVYGMYLLILEERALLFADCTVNVEMNAEQLAEVAVLTAKTAESLGIEPKVGMLSFSNFGSSTHAESQKVADAVRILHRTHPKLVVDGEMQADTAVNSDILSNYPFSKLTESANVLIFPTMQAGNIAYKLLKELAGATAIGPILMGLPQQVHVLQTGASVDDIVNLAAIASARAID; via the coding sequence ACAAGGCTTATGATTACACATCTCGTGCCAATTTGGTAGGTGTGATAAGTAATGGTACTGCTGTATTGGGGCTAGGCAATATCGGTGCACTTGCCAGTAAACCAGTGATGGAAGGTAAAGGCATTTTATTTAAACGTTTTGCTGATATTGATGTATTTGATATCGAAATCGATGAACTCGACCCCATGGCATTTGTGGAAACAGTTGCTCGCCTAGAGCCAACCTTTGGCGGTATTAACTTAGAAGACATCAAAGCACCTGAATGTTTTATTATTGAAGAAGAATTAAAGAAACGTGTTAATATTCCTGTATTGCATGATGACCAACATGGTACGGCTGTTATTACAACCGCAGCTTTAATCAATGCACTTATCCTGCAAAACAAAAATATTGAAGATGTTAAAATTGTATGCCTTGGTGCTGGCGCTGCGGGTTTTGCTTGCATGCGTTTGATTGAAGAGCTTGGTGCGCAACGTAAAAACATGTACTTCTTAGACAGAAAAGGTGTGATTCATAACAACCGTGGCGATGAACTTCCTTTTCACAAAGCACACTTTGCCAATGGCGATAAAGATACCAGCCTTGAAGAAATCATGGTAGATGCCGATGTTTTCCTTGGGCTTTCGCAAGGTAATATGGTTACCCCTGAAATGCTTAAAAGCATGGCAAACAAACCCATTGTTTTTGCCATGGCAAACCCAACCCCAGAAATCAATTATGACGTAGCCATGAGTACACGCCCTGATTTAATTATGGCAACAGGTCGCTCTGACCATCCCAACCAAGTGAATAATGTACTTGGTTTCCCATTTTTATTCCGTGGTGCTTTGGATGTGCGTGCTACCACTTTTAACGAAGAAATGAAAATTGCTGCAGTGCATGCACTTGCTGAATTAGCCCGTGAAGAAGTGCCCGCATCTGTGCTTAAAGTGTATGGTGAAAAAGAATTGCGTTTTGGCCCACAGTATATTTTACCTAAACCCTTTGATCCGCGGTTGATTGAGGTTGTGCCCACCGCTGTCGCTAAAGCAGCAGTTGAAACAGGTGTTGCTCGTCAACCGATTACTGATTTTGACAATTATGCACAAGAACTTGCAGGGCGCATTGACCAGTCCCGCACCTTTATGCGCCTTGTTATGGACAAAGCTAGGCACCAACCTTTACGTTTGGCTTTCCCTGAAGGTGATGACCCTACCATTATTCGTGCAGCCACAGTGATGCGTGATGAAAACATCGCAAAACCCATGTTAATTGGTTGCCCAGAAAGCATCCAAAACCAAGCTGAAATGATGCGCCTAGACTTAAAAGGTGTAGAAATCATTGACCCTAACGAAGAAAACTCCCGTTTTGATAGCCTAGCTGATGCCCTTTACTTTGACCGTAAACGCCATGGTGTATTACGAAATGTTGCCGTGGAAACACTTAAACATGATAAAAATACTTTGGGTTCTTTATTGGTAAGGCAGGGATTTGCAGATGGCATGCTCACAGGTCGCACACAACACTACCCAACAGCACTTAGCCCTATACTTAAAGTATTGGGGCATGATGAAAAAACAAGTAAACACCATCATGTATATGGCATGTATTTGTTAATCTTAGAAGAACGTGCCTTATTATTTGCCGATTGTACTGTTAATGTTGAGATGAATGCCGAACAACTTGCAGAAGTTGCTGTACTAACGGCTAAAACAGCAGAATCACTCGGTATTGAACCTAAAGTTGGCATGTTATCTTTTTCAAACTTTGGTAGTTCCACCCATGCTGAGTCTCAAAAAGTTGCCGATGCAGTACGCATCCTTCACCGAACACACCCTAAACTGGTTGTTGATGGTGAAATGCAAGCTGACACGGCAGTAAATAGTGATATTTTATCCAACTATCCTTTTTCTAAATTGACTGAATCAGCAAACGTATTGATATTCCCCACTATGCAAGCAGGGAACATAGCCTATAAACTACTTAAAGAACTTGCTGGAGCTACAGCTATCGGCCCAATTCTTATGGGGCTTCCGCAACAGGTTCATGTTTTGCAAACAGGTGCTAGTGTTGATGATATTGTAAACTTAGCTGCTATTGCTTCAGCAAGGGCTATTGATTAA
- a CDS encoding Crp/Fnr family transcriptional regulator produces the protein MNNLLRNIPLFSELNDNEIESIQKLITFHDVPKKTIVLQEGEDGCSLFIIISGSVKISYYAPDGREVVLSLLEEGAYFGEMSLLDKQPRSATVVTLNDSRLAQIRRADFERLLLQQPKVALKLLSETVSRLRRTSKVLERISTLDVPHRLYHYLKDFGDRFGKNKTNGIVTVQLPTHQMIADQLSTSRETISRAASALKKEGIIIKSDKPGESQLDMESLETLLQAMG, from the coding sequence ATGAATAATCTATTGCGAAATATCCCATTGTTTTCAGAGCTTAATGACAATGAGATTGAGTCTATTCAAAAGTTAATTACCTTTCATGATGTACCCAAAAAAACCATTGTATTACAAGAAGGTGAAGACGGCTGCTCCTTATTTATCATCATTTCGGGCTCAGTCAAAATATCATACTATGCACCCGATGGGCGTGAAGTGGTGTTATCGCTACTTGAAGAAGGCGCTTATTTTGGAGAAATGTCTCTACTCGACAAACAACCTCGCTCAGCCACTGTGGTCACACTCAACGACTCACGCTTGGCACAGATTCGACGGGCTGACTTTGAACGTTTATTGCTCCAACAGCCCAAGGTTGCCTTAAAACTACTATCTGAAACTGTATCTCGGTTACGCCGCACCAGCAAAGTGCTTGAGCGTATTAGTACTTTGGATGTCCCCCACCGCCTTTATCATTACCTTAAAGATTTTGGGGATCGTTTTGGCAAAAACAAGACCAATGGTATTGTCACAGTTCAACTACCTACCCACCAGATGATTGCTGATCAGCTTTCAACCAGCCGAGAAACGATTTCTCGTGCCGCCAGCGCCTTAAAAAAAGAAGGTATTATTATCAAATCAGATAAACCTGGTGAATCCCAACTTGATATGGAATCATTAGAAACACTTCTTCAAGCCATGGGTTAA
- the gyrA gene encoding DNA gyrase subunit A, translating into MDDSNLNPALPVLIEDEMKRSYLDYAMSVIIGRALPDARDGLKPVHRRILYAMQDLGSTFEKPYKKSARIVGDVIGKYHPHGDTAVYDAMVRMAQPWSMRHVLVDGQGNFGSVDGDSPAAMRYTESRMSKLSAELLADLDKDTVDFGPNYDESLSEPKVLPAKYPNLLVNGSQGIAVGMATNIPPHNLGEAINAIIALTKNIDIDDEELMQIMPGPDFPTAGFIYGRKGMRDAFATGRGSVTMRAKVVIERNKRTKRESLVIAELPYQVNKAKLHKYIAELARDKKIEGISEVRDESDRDGMRLVIDLKKSEVPEIVLNNLYKQTAMQCNFSCNYLSLIDGQPKLCGVRELLLHFLDHRRQVVTRRSLFDLAKAEARIHILEGLLIALDNIDAVIKLIRASKTGAEAKEGLCAKFELSEKQAQAILDMRLQRLTGLEYDKIKAEFDEIAALIKYLKEILADEKLLMKVIVEELEQVRDKYADPRRSIIIDETAELSIEDLITEEDMVVTISNEGYIKRNPTTLYRAQRRGGKGKTAMTTKDEDFVQQLMVASTHDFLLFFSDKGRVFRKKVYEIPQAGRAARGKALVNILPVEKGEKISATLAVREFEDGRYIIMATKNGVVKKTSLTEYKNIRSNGIIAIRLDDNDELIAVAISNGDQDIMLASSNGKAIRFSETDVRPLSRSTRGVTGIRMSEGNRVISMSVVAEKATFLAISENGYGKRTAVSEYNTQKRGGQGVFTLKTGGRNGDMIGALQVLDDDQVMMMTDSGRLVRIRMNGINVIGRNTQGVTLIDCSAKERVIGAVRVVEKQDDSDNENIVESDFDSDFDENATNDTTNTSDTGDNE; encoded by the coding sequence ATGGATGATAGTAATCTAAACCCTGCGTTACCTGTTCTTATCGAAGATGAGATGAAACGTTCTTATCTCGATTATGCGATGAGTGTTATCATTGGCAGGGCATTACCTGATGCTAGAGATGGTTTAAAACCTGTTCACCGCCGTATTCTATATGCCATGCAAGATTTAGGCTCTACATTTGAAAAGCCTTATAAAAAATCCGCGCGTATCGTGGGTGATGTGATTGGTAAGTATCACCCTCATGGTGATACCGCTGTTTATGATGCTATGGTGCGTATGGCACAGCCTTGGAGCATGCGTCATGTGCTTGTCGATGGTCAAGGTAACTTTGGCTCTGTGGATGGCGACTCCCCTGCCGCCATGCGTTATACCGAATCCCGCATGAGTAAACTGTCTGCTGAATTGCTTGCAGACCTTGATAAAGACACTGTCGATTTTGGTCCCAACTATGATGAATCCTTGTCTGAACCTAAAGTTTTACCCGCAAAATACCCCAATCTTTTGGTTAATGGTTCGCAAGGTATTGCTGTCGGTATGGCAACCAACATCCCTCCACACAACTTGGGTGAAGCCATCAATGCTATTATTGCTTTAACCAAAAATATTGATATTGATGATGAAGAATTGATGCAAATCATGCCTGGTCCTGATTTTCCAACCGCAGGTTTCATTTATGGTCGCAAAGGCATGCGTGATGCATTTGCCACAGGCCGCGGTTCGGTCACCATGCGAGCCAAAGTGGTGATTGAGCGCAACAAACGCACCAAACGCGAGTCATTGGTTATCGCTGAGCTTCCTTACCAAGTGAACAAAGCAAAATTACACAAATATATTGCTGAATTAGCGAGAGATAAAAAAATTGAGGGTATTTCAGAGGTTCGTGATGAATCGGATCGTGATGGTATGCGCTTGGTCATTGACCTGAAAAAAAGTGAAGTTCCTGAAATTGTATTAAACAACCTCTACAAACAAACAGCCATGCAGTGCAACTTTAGCTGCAACTATTTATCACTTATTGATGGTCAACCCAAACTTTGTGGTGTACGCGAATTATTATTACACTTCCTTGATCATAGACGCCAAGTTGTAACACGCCGTAGTTTGTTTGATTTAGCCAAAGCCGAAGCGCGCATTCATATTTTGGAAGGTTTATTGATTGCCTTGGACAATATTGATGCAGTCATCAAACTTATTCGCGCTAGTAAAACAGGAGCAGAAGCCAAAGAAGGTTTATGCGCCAAGTTTGAACTATCTGAAAAACAGGCTCAAGCCATTTTAGATATGCGTTTACAGCGCCTAACAGGTCTAGAATATGATAAAATTAAAGCCGAGTTTGATGAAATAGCTGCTTTAATTAAATATCTTAAAGAAATTTTGGCTGATGAAAAATTATTGATGAAAGTGATTGTCGAAGAACTTGAACAAGTCCGCGACAAATATGCAGACCCACGCCGTTCTATCATCATTGATGAAACCGCAGAATTATCGATTGAAGACTTGATTACCGAAGAAGATATGGTGGTTACCATTTCCAATGAAGGTTATATTAAACGTAACCCAACAACGCTTTATAGAGCACAACGTCGTGGTGGCAAAGGCAAAACTGCCATGACCACCAAAGATGAAGATTTTGTGCAACAACTCATGGTTGCATCTACACATGACTTCTTATTGTTCTTCTCGGATAAAGGGCGTGTGTTCCGCAAAAAAGTATATGAAATCCCACAAGCAGGTCGTGCTGCGCGTGGTAAAGCATTGGTCAATATCTTACCTGTAGAAAAAGGTGAGAAAATTTCTGCGACACTGGCTGTGCGTGAATTTGAAGATGGTCGGTACATCATCATGGCAACCAAAAATGGTGTGGTGAAGAAAACAAGTCTCACCGAATACAAAAATATTCGCTCCAATGGTATTATTGCTATTCGTTTGGATGACAATGATGAGTTAATTGCTGTAGCTATCTCCAACGGTGACCAAGATATCATGCTTGCTTCAAGCAATGGCAAAGCCATTCGCTTTAGTGAAACAGATGTTCGCCCACTTAGTCGTAGTACGCGTGGTGTTACAGGCATCCGCATGAGCGAAGGTAACCGTGTGATTTCCATGTCTGTGGTTGCTGAAAAAGCTACATTCTTGGCTATTTCTGAAAATGGCTATGGTAAACGTACGGCAGTCAGTGAATACAATACACAAAAACGTGGTGGACAAGGCGTATTTACGCTCAAAACAGGTGGACGCAACGGTGATATGATTGGTGCACTTCAAGTATTGGATGACGACCAAGTTATGATGATGACAGACTCAGGTCGTTTGGTGCGCATTCGTATGAATGGCATCAATGTGATTGGTCGTAATACACAAGGTGTAACATTAATTGACTGCTCTGCTAAAGAACGTGTGATTGGTGCAGTGCGTGTGGTTGAAAAACAAGATGACAGTGATAATGAAAATATTGTTGAATCTGACTTTGACAGTGATTTTGATGAAAATGCAACCAATGACACAACAAACACATCAGATACAGGTGACAATGAATGA
- the serS gene encoding serine--tRNA ligase, whose amino-acid sequence MIDRKALRTDAPNMEEALKKRGEDVVNATSTWKKSLTLDAQQRQLKSESEQLQAERNKVSKLIGLKKKNGEDATAELQSMAEVGKQTKLLDTQAKEAEAAFNLALLEIPNIPHESVPAGRDEADNVEIRRWGNPRTDTVPAHWDIGEDLGIIDFDAGAKLAGSRFSVLKGAGARMERALIQFMLDKHADRHGYEEVWVPAIANRKTMTGTGQLPKFEDDAYRLSGEDLFLIPTAEVPVTNLYQDMILEASQLPIKHCAYTPCFRREAGSAGRDTRGIIRQHQFDKVELVQLVHPANALTALDELLSHAAAILEALELPYRLVNLCAGDLGFSAEKTFDLEVWLPSQNTYREISSCSSFGQFQGRRAGIRFREEGCKPQAVATINGSGLAIGRTMVAILENYWQTDGSVNIPLALQPYMAGLQNIQTKATA is encoded by the coding sequence ATGATAGACCGCAAAGCGCTACGTACTGATGCGCCAAACATGGAAGAAGCATTAAAAAAACGTGGTGAAGATGTTGTAAACGCAACCTCTACTTGGAAGAAGTCTTTAACACTTGATGCGCAACAACGCCAATTAAAAAGTGAATCTGAACAGCTTCAAGCTGAGCGTAATAAAGTGTCCAAGCTGATTGGTTTAAAAAAGAAAAATGGCGAAGATGCGACTGCAGAACTTCAAAGCATGGCTGAAGTAGGCAAACAAACCAAGCTGTTAGATACCCAAGCAAAGGAAGCTGAAGCAGCCTTTAACTTAGCGTTGCTTGAAATTCCCAATATACCTCATGAAAGTGTACCTGCGGGGCGGGATGAAGCAGACAATGTGGAAATTCGCCGTTGGGGAAATCCGCGTACAGATACTGTACCTGCACATTGGGATATTGGTGAAGATTTAGGCATCATTGACTTTGACGCAGGTGCCAAACTAGCTGGCAGCCGCTTTTCTGTACTCAAAGGTGCTGGCGCACGCATGGAACGTGCACTGATTCAATTCATGCTGGATAAACATGCTGACAGACATGGTTATGAAGAAGTATGGGTTCCTGCCATTGCCAATCGAAAAACCATGACGGGCACAGGGCAATTGCCCAAATTTGAAGATGATGCCTACAGACTTTCTGGGGAAGACTTATTTCTTATCCCCACAGCAGAAGTCCCCGTCACCAATCTTTACCAAGATATGATTCTTGAAGCGTCACAATTGCCCATTAAACACTGTGCCTACACCCCATGCTTTCGCCGTGAAGCTGGCTCTGCTGGGCGCGATACACGGGGCATCATTCGCCAACACCAATTTGATAAAGTTGAACTTGTACAACTCGTACACCCTGCAAATGCTTTAACCGCCCTAGATGAACTATTATCACATGCTGCTGCTATTTTAGAAGCATTAGAATTACCCTATCGATTGGTCAATCTATGTGCTGGAGACCTTGGTTTCTCTGCTGAAAAAACATTTGATTTAGAAGTCTGGCTACCAAGCCAAAATACTTATCGTGAGATTTCATCATGCTCATCTTTTGGGCAATTTCAAGGGCGTCGCGCTGGTATTCGTTTCCGTGAAGAAGGTTGCAAACCGCAAGCTGTTGCCACCATTAACGGCTCTGGTTTGGCTATTGGACGAACCATGGTTGCTATTCTTGAAAACTATTGGCAAACTGATGGTAGCGTCAATATTCCCCTTGCACTACAACCTTATATGGCAGGTTTACAAAATATTCAAACCAAAGCAACTGCATAA
- a CDS encoding outer membrane protein assembly factor BamD — MFKYTLIIAAFLLSSCASEPLNFSKSAKGDYLKGKSLISSNKYARAVQFLEKFAAKYPYSEYATKAKILRLEAAYLDEQYVLSETLALRFMDTHPTHPQLAQVQYLLGMSYYQESSNAYHDQQFSNKARDTFVALNQKFPHNPNFNQAKQYIQELTDRLAKHELIVGKFYFDKKLYVAATNRFIQAKNTYPNSHQTDEILYYLVASYVALKQKDYAKEVLSILQKKPVQNQWRKQAEALM; from the coding sequence ATGTTTAAATATACCCTCATCATTGCAGCCTTTTTACTCAGTTCTTGCGCAAGCGAACCATTAAATTTTTCAAAATCTGCTAAAGGTGACTACCTCAAAGGAAAAAGCTTAATTTCTTCGAATAAATATGCACGAGCAGTACAATTTCTTGAGAAATTTGCAGCCAAATATCCATACAGTGAATATGCAACAAAAGCCAAAATATTACGCCTTGAAGCAGCTTATTTGGACGAACAATATGTACTTAGTGAAACATTGGCTTTGCGTTTTATGGATACCCACCCTACGCACCCACAACTCGCGCAGGTACAATATTTGCTTGGTATGAGTTATTACCAAGAATCATCCAATGCCTACCATGACCAGCAATTCTCAAATAAAGCTAGGGATACTTTTGTTGCCCTTAACCAAAAGTTTCCCCATAATCCAAACTTCAACCAAGCCAAACAATACATTCAAGAACTAACCGACCGCTTGGCTAAACATGAACTCATTGTTGGGAAATTTTATTTTGACAAAAAGCTTTATGTTGCAGCAACCAACCGTTTTATTCAGGCCAAAAACACCTACCCCAATAGTCATCAAACTGATGAGATTTTATATTACCTTGTTGCATCATACGTCGCATTAAAACAAAAGGACTATGCAAAAGAAGTATTAAGTATACTCCAAAAAAAACCTGTACAAAACCAATGGCGTAAACAAGCTGAAGCACTGATGTGA
- a CDS encoding PLP-dependent cysteine synthase family protein has translation MPHYQHTILELIGNTPLVRITNITKDLPDNIQILAKLERHNPGGSVKDRPALWMVKEGITSGALTKDKIIFDSTSGNTGIALAMIGAAMGYKVKLVMPANVSDERKRICQAFGAELVFSDPLEGSDGAILLARELYKQSPELYFKPDQYNNPANPKAHEESTGPEIWRDTHQEVTHFVASMGTSGTLVGTGRYLKQQNSAVQIIAAEPDSPFHGIEGLKHMESSIVPGIYDETVYDTKLGITTEDAYELTQRLASEEGMLCGQSCGCALAASLQIAHQLAAQGQSGTIVCIFPDGGEKYLSTPVFASGTVFAGEGI, from the coding sequence GTGCCTCATTATCAACACACTATTCTTGAGCTCATTGGCAATACACCTTTGGTTCGCATCACCAATATTACTAAAGATTTACCTGATAACATTCAAATTCTTGCCAAACTAGAACGCCATAATCCAGGTGGCTCTGTTAAAGACCGCCCTGCTCTATGGATGGTTAAAGAAGGGATCACATCTGGAGCGCTAACCAAAGACAAGATTATTTTTGACTCTACGTCTGGAAACACGGGCATTGCGCTCGCTATGATTGGTGCTGCAATGGGTTATAAGGTAAAACTTGTAATGCCTGCAAATGTGTCGGATGAACGCAAGCGTATTTGTCAGGCTTTTGGTGCAGAACTTGTCTTTTCCGACCCTCTAGAAGGTTCTGATGGAGCAATCCTATTGGCTAGAGAGCTTTATAAGCAGTCACCTGAACTTTATTTTAAACCAGACCAATACAATAATCCTGCCAATCCCAAGGCTCATGAAGAATCAACGGGTCCTGAAATTTGGCGTGATACCCATCAAGAAGTGACACACTTTGTAGCCTCTATGGGCACATCTGGCACCTTGGTTGGCACTGGTCGTTACCTCAAACAACAAAATAGCGCAGTACAAATTATCGCAGCAGAACCGGACTCACCTTTTCACGGTATTGAAGGTTTAAAACATATGGAATCAAGTATTGTGCCTGGCATTTATGATGAAACAGTGTACGACACCAAACTGGGCATCACAACTGAAGACGCCTATGAACTTACACAACGCCTAGCAAGTGAAGAAGGCATGTTATGTGGTCAGTCTTGTGGCTGTGCCTTGGCGGCCAGTTTACAAATTGCGCACCAACTTGCAGCGCAAGGTCAATCAGGAACTATCGTTTGTATTTTCCCTGATGGTGGTGAGAAATATTTAAGTACACCTGTATTTGCAAGTGGAACAGTCTTTGCAGGTGAAGGTATTTAA
- the csrA gene encoding carbon storage regulator CsrA, whose amino-acid sequence MLILTRKSGETITIGENIEVKVLSIKGGQVRIGIDAPQSVSITREEVLLKRQENAENKA is encoded by the coding sequence ATGTTAATTCTTACACGAAAATCAGGCGAAACGATCACCATAGGTGAAAATATTGAAGTCAAAGTCTTATCGATTAAAGGTGGGCAAGTGCGCATCGGCATTGATGCGCCACAGTCCGTAAGCATTACGCGGGAAGAGGTGTTACTGAAGCGTCAGGAAAATGCCGAAAATAAGGCATAA
- a CDS encoding arsenite methyltransferase gives MSDHHNMDNIRQNVREEYAKVAEASNEGSCCGEVASCCGVSDDAAINTLISTRLGYSEGDLDAVPDGADMGLGCGNPRAIASLKEGEIVVDLGSGGGFDAFLSAREVGVSGKVIGVDMTPTMISKARKNALKGKFSQVEFRLGEIEHLPIADNTADIIISNCVINLSPNKQQVFNDAFRVLKPGGRLAVSDVVATAEMPEEMKSDPLLHAGCMAGAELIEDIETMLQKAGFENICITPKDESRAFIKDWAPGRGVEDYVLSAYIEAVKPGGVDCESGVCATWHTCD, from the coding sequence ATGAGTGACCATCATAATATGGATAATATTCGTCAAAATGTAAGAGAAGAATATGCGAAAGTAGCAGAAGCGAGCAATGAAGGTAGTTGCTGTGGTGAGGTTGCCAGTTGTTGTGGTGTATCTGATGATGCTGCGATTAATACATTGATTTCCACGCGTTTGGGTTATTCAGAAGGCGATTTGGATGCTGTACCTGATGGTGCCGATATGGGTTTAGGCTGTGGCAATCCTAGAGCGATTGCCTCACTTAAAGAAGGGGAAATAGTGGTGGATTTAGGCAGTGGTGGTGGTTTTGATGCGTTTTTGTCCGCCCGTGAAGTTGGTGTTTCTGGTAAGGTTATTGGCGTAGATATGACACCTACAATGATTTCAAAAGCACGTAAAAATGCACTTAAAGGCAAGTTCTCTCAGGTTGAATTTCGTTTGGGCGAAATCGAACATTTACCTATCGCGGATAATACGGCAGATATTATTATCTCTAACTGTGTGATTAATTTATCACCCAACAAACAGCAAGTATTTAATGATGCATTCCGTGTGTTAAAGCCGGGGGGTCGTTTGGCAGTTTCTGATGTGGTGGCAACAGCTGAAATGCCTGAAGAAATGAAAAGTGACCCTTTATTACATGCGGGCTGTATGGCGGGCGCTGAATTAATTGAGGATATTGAAACCATGTTGCAAAAAGCAGGTTTTGAGAATATTTGTATCACACCAAAAGATGAGTCACGTGCGTTTATCAAAGATTGGGCGCCTGGGCGTGGTGTGGAAGATTATGTGCTTTCAGCTTATATTGAAGCAGTTAAACCGGGTGGTGTAGATTGTGAGTCGGGCGTGTGTGCGACTTGGCATACATGTGACTAA
- a CDS encoding ArsR/SmtB family transcription factor produces the protein MSNCSSLDIDVMAVKFKALSTPVRLKIFMELTQCCLPGANCDVQRCIGDLAALVDVAPSTLSHHMKALNEAGLVDMQRDGKRIICRVDADVLTQLSDYFNI, from the coding sequence ATGTCGAATTGTTCTAGTTTAGATATTGATGTTATGGCGGTGAAGTTTAAAGCACTGTCTACGCCTGTGCGTTTAAAAATATTCATGGAACTAACCCAATGCTGCTTACCAGGCGCCAATTGTGATGTGCAACGTTGCATTGGTGATTTGGCAGCATTGGTAGATGTTGCACCATCCACACTGTCGCATCATATGAAGGCATTGAATGAGGCGGGGTTGGTTGATATGCAACGCGATGGCAAGAGAATTATTTGTAGGGTAGATGCGGATGTTTTAACGCAGTTATCCGATTATTTTAATATATGA